TAGACATTATTATGCAAGATCCCCGGAACGTTTAAGACCCGTTGAACGTTATGATAGAGCTTATGGTATGCCACCTGGAGTTCCTGTTCATAGGGAATTCCGACGCGAAGCTCTTCCCGGTCCTCATCATGAGTATTTAGCGCGTCCTCCCATTCATCATCCTCCTCACATGGCACCTGCACATCCATATGGTCCTCCTCGTCATAGCGTACCACGTCCACCTTTCGAAAAaaccgaaaataaaaaagataaattccCTAACTATTTACATCATATCTCCCCCGAAGAAGACCCGTTAGCTACACGTACATTATTTGCTGgtaatttagaaattaacATAACAGAAGAAGAATTACGTAGAATTTTCGGTCGTTACGGAACTGTAGAAGATATCGACATAAAACGTCCACCACCCGGTACAGGAAACGCGTTCGCTTTCGttcgtttttatactttagaTATGGCACATCGCGCAAAAGTCGAATTATCAGGTCAATACATTGGAAAATTTCAATGTAAAATTGGATATGGTAAGGCAACACCTACGACGCGTATTTGGGTAGGTGGTTTGGGTCCTTGGACTTCAGTAACGCAGTTAGAACGCGAATTCGATCGATTTGGggccattaaaaaaatcgattacgCGAAAGGTGATAACCAAGCGTACATTTTATACGATAGCATTGATGCCGCTCAAGCAGCCGTTAAAGAAATGAGAGGTTTTCCATTAGGCGGTCCCGATCGGCGTCTTCGTACCGATTTCGCCGACGTTACACCAGGCGTTTCGTATCGACCAAAACCATCAACATATCCAGTACACGAAGATCCGTTAGAATATCGCAGAATTGAACCTGAATTTGAATACGATGAAAGCTACTCGAGATATCGCCGATCGGCTTATCCAGAAAGACGAGCTGGAAGTCGTGGTCCATATCGATTTATGGAGGAGGAAGAATGGAATCGAACTCGACCCGAAGCTGAATACGATCGACATAGATCAGGATCGAGAGGAGTTGATCGTTCTCGATCGAGGTCTCAACGAAGATCGGTCGATTCTGATTCTGATAATGGCTCGAGAAGAGCTGGGTTATTAGCTTCGAGTAGAACTTTACCGGAGGTGGCTAGAAAATGTTCGACAGTTTGGCAAGGAGcgctaattttaaaaaattctttattcccagctaaatttcatttaatcgATGGTGATACAGATATAGTTGAGGGTTTGATGAAGGATGAGGACGGTCGGCATCAATTGCGCATAACACAACGATTACGTTTGGATCAACCAAAATTGGAAGATGTACAAAAACGTATCGCGGGAGCAAGTTCCCACGCGATTTTCTTAGGTCTTGCTGGATCTACGGCATCTGTAACTAACGACGATGCAAACGTACAAACTCGACCGTTACGTAATTTGGTGTCATATTTGAAGCAAAAAGAGGCAGCAGGAGTTATATCCTTGTTGAACAAAGAAACTGAAGCCACAGGTGTTCTTTATTCCTTCCCACCTTGTCCCTTTTCTGCTGAATTAATCAAACGCACCTGTCATAATCTTCCCGATGATGCTTTAAAAGAGGATCACTTGGTAATTGTTGTGGTACGTGGCGGTACagcttaaatatttaaaaaaaaaacaaacaacggataatataaattcattattatttacaaaGCAAACACATCGATTagaatcattaatttttttataaaactaagaatttttattaatttaaattcacaGGTAcacatataaacaaaaaaaaattacactcATTGTcgatttatgtttattattaatctttatatcatttttttttatttaacgtGAGGTGGTACTATGTAGTGTTAGTTAtttaggttaaaaaataatagcgCTGTTTCATCTTGTTTTTCAGGAAATAAGTGAGCCGAAATAGTTTTATGGAATCTTCTGTTAATAACTGTGAAATTTTCTCACTTAAATTTTCTTGTAGTAActcaaaacgaaaaaaaaaaagaatgtatCTTATGATTTGTGACATTTGGAAGAttaacgaaaacaaaaaactatattttttaagtGAACATAGTGATTAGTGCTTTcagttcttttttattttatttttgttttttttcttggttatttgtttttgttctcCCGCTAGATAGTTTTTAATATAGTGGTGTAACAATTTCTGCGCAAGAAACTTGTTGACTTTGTATGTGAAAGGATTGACTGTAAGCAGCCGCTTTATTCAGAAGTAATAAAATGATGCAGTGTATAACGTTTTGTGTTTGTGCTGTAGTTAATGATGGAAAgagttagatttttttaaataaaaacaatgctAAGTGCTCCGATTGGTGGTC
This genomic stretch from Onthophagus taurus isolate NC chromosome 7, IU_Otau_3.0, whole genome shotgun sequence harbors:
- the LOC111423779 gene encoding RNA-binding protein spenito, translating into MISGRDRITVRIQNMKRSSDRDTPPRSKRSRSSMGRYDDSSDERITPERIRRRGSRGRSPSPRPRYMSPHRDEYMRHAPPERAYPYKVLCVSALHPKASDEVIKDTLYREYKKYGELSIRISHDLDERVAYVCFRNPDDAREAKHGRPRIIIYDKVALVEAVYEVARSSSDMYRRPRSITPEYDRHYYARSPERLRPVERYDRAYGMPPGVPVHREFRREALPGPHHEYLARPPIHHPPHMAPAHPYGPPRHSVPRPPFEKTENKKDKFPNYLHHISPEEDPLATRTLFAGNLEINITEEELRRIFGRYGTVEDIDIKRPPPGTGNAFAFVRFYTLDMAHRAKVELSGQYIGKFQCKIGYGKATPTTRIWVGGLGPWTSVTQLEREFDRFGAIKKIDYAKGDNQAYILYDSIDAAQAAVKEMRGFPLGGPDRRLRTDFADVTPGVSYRPKPSTYPVHEDPLEYRRIEPEFEYDESYSRYRRSAYPERRAGSRGPYRFMEEEEWNRTRPEAEYDRHRSGSRGVDRSRSRSQRRSVDSDSDNGSRRAGLLASSRTLPEVARKCSTVWQGALILKNSLFPAKFHLIDGDTDIVEGLMKDEDGRHQLRITQRLRLDQPKLEDVQKRIAGASSHAIFLGLAGSTASVTNDDANVQTRPLRNLVSYLKQKEAAGVISLLNKETEATGVLYSFPPCPFSAELIKRTCHNLPDDALKEDHLVIVVVRGGTA